Proteins encoded together in one Lathyrus oleraceus cultivar Zhongwan6 chromosome 5, CAAS_Psat_ZW6_1.0, whole genome shotgun sequence window:
- the LOC127083796 gene encoding putative F-box/LRR-repeat protein 9: protein MKITTGPNWLDLPRDVTANILQRLGTIEILTSASQVCSLWWNICKDPCMWRTINITKYGYKHSMRNKDKFVKICRNAIERSCGQVEDIDIEHFATDDLLAYIADNCAGHLRHMRIAMCAELSDKGFCESVKKMSQLETLDISYQTQLSKDSLEIIGRYCPLLKTLKCRWIVANDRENDVSFAIAKTMPGLHHLKICGNMPSEDGVLVILDGCPFLKYLDLKECCCYYNIERLEKRCRENVMDFRPPSLHCYSSRYDYGWGIESENWSGYED, encoded by the exons atgaaaataacAACTGGTCCAAACTGGCTTGATCTTCCAAGAGATGTAACAGCAAACATCCTCCAGAGGTTAGGGACGATTGAAATATTGACTAGTGCATCTCAAGTCTGTTCTTTATGGTGGAACATCTGCAAGGATCCTTGCATGTGGCGAACCATTAATATTACCAAGTATGGTTATAAGCATTCCATGCGCAACAAGGATAAATTTGTGAAGATTTGTCGCAATGCAATTGAGCGAAGTTGCGGTCAGGTAGAAGACATTGATATTGAGCATTTTGCAACGGATGATCTTCTTGCGTACATAGCCGATAATTG CGCTGGTCACCTTCGACACATGCGTATTGCAATGTGTGCAGAGCTCTCAGATAAAGGATTCTGTGAATCTGTTAAGAAGATGTCGCAGTTAGAGACTCTTGACATTTCATATCAAACTCAACTGTCAAAGGATAGCTTAGAAATTATTGGCCGATATTGTCCGCTTTTGAAAACATTGAAATGCAGGTGGATCGTAGCGAACGACAGAGAGAATGATGTGTCATTTGCTATTGCAAAAACAATGCCCGGATTACATCATCTTAAAATTTGTGGAAATATGCCTTCCGAGGATGGCGTTCTTGTCATTCTTGATGGATGTCCCTTTCTTAAGTATCTTGACTTGAAAGAATGTTGTTGTTACTATAATATTGAAAGGTTGGAGAAAAGGTGTAGAGAAAATGTTATGGATTTTAGACCTCCATCACTACATTGCTACTCTTCTAGGTATGATTATGGATGGGGTATTGAAAGTGAAAATTGGTCTGGTTATGAAGACTAG